The Deinococcus ruber genome window below encodes:
- a CDS encoding DNA-directed RNA polymerase subunit beta' produces MKDFAKVRIAIASPARIREWSYGEVEKPETINYRTLKPEREGLFDERIFGPTKDYECACGKYKRQRYEGKVCERCGVEVTSSKVRRYRMGHIDLATPAAHIWYVKDTPSKIGTLLDLSAAQLEKVLYFSSFLVTTPRNAQKDGRPLKRGELLSDEEYRELRYGRQETYALAGGIDASIRDGEYVTRGQNLGGNTVSKMDGLAQYRFPRRAELRYREEREAVLPIAAEMLVQQEAFRAGDILAELEENLNITAPEAGIVFLHDLGEDSVLVELRETEDSKATVSVYVPHGMEIMVAPGERVEAGTLLAQAASGARLRVSRSSSLSSVVFPKKKGNVTLNLHWERTVEYPINPTMHVLVGDGSDVRKGMRVVGAIDKEEEIIAEADGTLSLHAPASIIVSKAKVYPYQDEPLVVNGDRVEPGDELADSGNLRSEISGRIELDLVRKQVRVIESYDFDAKMGAEAIKELLDELDLTALEAELGEMMKDSSRHKRAKARKRLEVTRSFLRSGNEPSWMILNTVPVMPPDLRPMVQVEGGRFATSDLNDLYRRLINRNNRLKKLIGQGAPDMIIRNEKRMLQEAVDALIDNGRRGSPVTNPGSDRSLRSLTDLLGGKQGRFRQNLLGKRVDYSGRSVIVVGPQLKLHQCGVPKRMALELFKPFLFKVLEEKGEVTNIKQARKMLERYRDTKDSVWDALEEVIEDKVVLLNRAPTLHRLGIQAFEPILVEGQSIQLHPLVCEAFNADFDGDQMAIHVPLSAQAQAEARIQMLAAHNLLSPANGEPSVKPSRDMILGIFTLTQLRRDNLGAGSSFDNQQDAITALEEGRVALNTPITMAGQETSPGRLLYTFSSPDEAILAVERGTIDYQDHVRIRLNGVVHETSAGRTLFRRLVQEALNESEQYRVDELVNLQTAYEKDSLKDLIMACFKQLGIEATAKLLDALKDGGFKLSTTSGITIGIDDIVIPPAKAGLLAEADLKLKEIEQSFDFGFMTEEERYKQVVQLWNDTTDSVKNAVFENFSQNYPFNPLWIMSQSGARGNPQQIRQLAGMRGLMARPDGSTIEIPIKASFREGLTVAEYFISTHGARKGGADTALRTADSGYLTRKLVDVAHEVVVRDLDCGTTDYSIVSLGHTDERSGEWRSRKASEIETSIYGRTLTAEVEVDGQTIPEDRMLSLEDVKLITKHAREIGEVFVRTPLNCKIKAGVCQKCYGYDLSQAKPVSMGEAVGVVAAESIGEPGTQLTMRTFHTGGVAGSGDITMGLPRVIELFEARKPKTQAVVADRDGVVRIEEEDERYMVKIEADDDQFSSKTAMKISKTLRMIVRDGDRVEAGQALTRGAINPHDLLLYKDTEAAQRYLVEEVQRVYRSQGVKVHDKHIEVIVRQMLRYVEITDGGDTDMLEGQTLERWDVEEANDALLAQEGDEAKTPASWKPVLLGITKSSLTTKSWLSAASFQHTTHVLTEASMKGQVDELIGLKENVILGKLIPAGTGLAMVRAMQVGDERTLEKYGDLSGETTPVLPRGETPRPVQPGATD; encoded by the coding sequence ATGAAAGATTTCGCCAAAGTCCGTATCGCCATCGCCAGCCCCGCCCGCATCCGCGAGTGGAGCTACGGCGAGGTCGAGAAGCCGGAAACCATCAACTACCGCACCCTAAAGCCCGAGCGCGAGGGTCTGTTCGACGAGCGCATCTTCGGGCCGACCAAGGACTACGAGTGCGCCTGCGGTAAGTACAAGCGCCAGCGCTATGAAGGCAAGGTCTGCGAGCGCTGCGGCGTCGAAGTGACGAGCAGCAAGGTGCGCCGCTACCGCATGGGTCATATCGACCTGGCGACGCCCGCCGCGCACATCTGGTACGTGAAGGACACCCCCAGCAAGATCGGCACGCTGCTCGACCTGAGCGCCGCGCAGCTCGAAAAGGTGCTGTACTTCTCCAGCTTCCTGGTGACCACCCCCCGCAACGCCCAGAAAGACGGACGCCCTCTGAAGCGCGGCGAACTGCTGAGCGACGAGGAATACCGCGAGCTGCGCTATGGCCGCCAGGAAACGTATGCACTGGCAGGCGGTATAGACGCCAGCATCCGTGACGGCGAGTACGTGACGCGTGGGCAGAACCTAGGCGGCAACACCGTCAGCAAGATGGACGGGCTGGCACAGTACCGCTTCCCCCGCCGCGCCGAGCTGCGCTACCGCGAGGAGCGCGAGGCCGTGTTGCCGATTGCCGCCGAGATGCTGGTGCAGCAGGAAGCCTTCCGTGCCGGTGACATCCTGGCCGAGCTGGAAGAGAACCTGAACATCACCGCGCCCGAGGCTGGCATTGTCTTCCTGCACGACCTAGGCGAAGACAGCGTGCTGGTCGAACTGCGCGAGACCGAGGACAGCAAGGCCACAGTCAGCGTGTACGTGCCGCACGGCATGGAGATCATGGTGGCCCCCGGCGAGCGCGTCGAGGCCGGAACCCTGCTGGCCCAGGCCGCCAGCGGCGCACGTCTGCGCGTCAGCCGCAGCAGCAGCCTGAGCAGCGTCGTCTTCCCCAAGAAGAAGGGCAATGTCACGCTGAACCTGCACTGGGAGCGCACCGTCGAATACCCGATCAACCCGACCATGCATGTGCTGGTGGGCGACGGCAGCGACGTCCGTAAGGGCATGCGCGTCGTCGGGGCCATCGACAAGGAAGAGGAGATCATCGCGGAGGCCGACGGCACCCTGAGCCTGCACGCCCCCGCCAGCATCATCGTGAGCAAGGCCAAGGTCTATCCGTACCAGGATGAGCCGCTGGTCGTGAACGGCGACCGTGTGGAACCCGGCGACGAACTGGCCGACAGCGGCAACCTGAGAAGCGAGATCTCGGGCCGCATCGAACTCGACCTCGTTCGCAAGCAGGTGCGCGTGATCGAGAGCTACGACTTCGACGCCAAGATGGGTGCCGAGGCGATCAAGGAACTGCTCGACGAACTCGATCTGACGGCACTTGAGGCCGAACTGGGCGAGATGATGAAGGATTCTAGCCGTCACAAGCGTGCCAAGGCCCGCAAGCGCCTGGAAGTGACGCGCAGCTTCCTGCGGAGCGGCAACGAGCCGAGCTGGATGATCCTGAACACTGTTCCGGTCATGCCGCCTGATCTGCGTCCGATGGTGCAGGTGGAAGGTGGACGCTTTGCCACCAGCGATCTGAACGATCTGTACCGCCGCCTGATCAACCGCAACAACCGCCTGAAGAAGCTGATCGGTCAGGGTGCGCCCGACATGATCATCAGAAACGAGAAGCGCATGCTTCAGGAAGCGGTGGACGCGCTGATCGACAACGGACGTCGCGGCTCGCCCGTCACCAACCCCGGTTCCGACCGCAGCCTGCGCTCGCTGACCGACCTGCTGGGCGGCAAGCAGGGCCGATTCCGCCAGAACCTGCTGGGTAAGCGCGTGGACTACTCGGGCCGCAGCGTCATCGTGGTCGGTCCGCAGCTCAAGCTGCATCAGTGCGGTGTGCCCAAGCGTATGGCGCTGGAACTCTTCAAGCCCTTCCTGTTCAAGGTGCTGGAAGAGAAGGGCGAAGTCACGAACATCAAGCAGGCCCGCAAGATGCTGGAGCGCTACCGCGACACCAAGGACAGCGTGTGGGACGCGCTGGAAGAGGTCATCGAGGATAAGGTCGTGCTGCTCAACCGTGCGCCGACCCTGCACCGACTGGGCATCCAGGCCTTCGAGCCGATTCTGGTGGAAGGTCAGAGCATCCAGCTTCACCCGCTGGTCTGTGAGGCCTTCAACGCCGACTTCGACGGCGACCAGATGGCGATTCACGTCCCGCTGAGCGCTCAGGCACAGGCCGAAGCCCGCATTCAGATGCTGGCCGCACACAACCTGCTGTCGCCCGCCAACGGTGAGCCGAGCGTCAAGCCGAGCCGCGACATGATCCTGGGTATCTTCACCCTGACCCAGCTGCGCCGCGACAACCTGGGCGCAGGCAGCAGCTTCGACAACCAGCAGGACGCGATTACCGCGCTGGAAGAAGGCCGCGTCGCCCTGAACACCCCGATCACCATGGCGGGCCAGGAAACCAGCCCCGGACGCCTGCTATACACCTTCAGCAGCCCCGACGAGGCGATTCTGGCAGTCGAGCGCGGCACCATCGACTATCAGGATCACGTCCGCATCCGTCTGAATGGCGTCGTTCACGAGACCAGCGCGGGCCGCACGCTGTTCCGCCGCCTCGTGCAGGAAGCGCTGAACGAGAGCGAGCAGTACCGCGTGGACGAACTGGTCAACCTCCAGACCGCCTACGAGAAGGACAGCCTGAAAGACCTGATCATGGCCTGCTTCAAGCAGCTCGGGATCGAGGCTACTGCCAAGCTGCTCGACGCCCTCAAGGACGGCGGCTTCAAGCTGTCCACCACCTCGGGCATCACCATCGGCATCGACGACATCGTGATTCCGCCCGCCAAGGCTGGACTGCTGGCCGAGGCCGACCTGAAGCTCAAGGAGATCGAGCAGAGCTTCGACTTCGGCTTCATGACCGAGGAAGAGCGCTACAAGCAGGTCGTGCAGCTGTGGAACGACACCACCGACAGCGTGAAGAACGCCGTGTTCGAAAACTTCAGCCAGAACTATCCCTTCAACCCGCTGTGGATCATGAGCCAGTCGGGTGCGCGTGGTAACCCCCAGCAGATTCGTCAGCTGGCGGGCATGCGCGGCCTGATGGCCCGCCCCGACGGCAGCACCATCGAAATTCCGATCAAGGCGAGCTTCCGCGAGGGCCTGACGGTGGCCGAGTACTTCATCTCGACGCACGGTGCACGTAAGGGTGGTGCCGACACGGCGCTGCGTACCGCCGACTCGGGCTACCTGACCCGTAAGCTGGTCGACGTGGCTCACGAAGTGGTCGTGCGCGACCTGGACTGCGGTACCACCGATTACAGCATCGTGTCGCTCGGTCATACCGACGAGCGCAGCGGTGAGTGGCGCAGCCGCAAGGCCAGCGAGATCGAGACCAGCATCTACGGACGCACCCTGACAGCCGAAGTGGAGGTGGACGGGCAGACGATTCCCGAAGACCGCATGCTGAGCCTGGAAGATGTCAAGCTGATCACCAAGCACGCTCGTGAGATCGGCGAGGTCTTCGTACGCACCCCGCTGAACTGCAAGATCAAGGCGGGCGTGTGCCAGAAGTGCTACGGCTACGATCTGAGCCAGGCCAAGCCCGTCAGCATGGGCGAGGCCGTGGGCGTGGTGGCCGCCGAGAGCATCGGTGAACCCGGCACCCAGCTGACCATGCGTACCTTCCACACCGGCGGCGTGGCAGGCAGCGGCGACATCACCATGGGTCTGCCCCGCGTGATCGAGCTGTTCGAAGCCCGCAAGCCCAAGACCCAGGCCGTCGTGGCCGACCGTGACGGCGTGGTCCGGATCGAGGAAGAGGACGAGCGCTACATGGTCAAGATCGAAGCTGACGACGATCAGTTTTCGAGCAAGACCGCCATGAAGATCAGCAAGACCCTGCGGATGATCGTGCGCGACGGCGACCGTGTGGAAGCGGGCCAGGCCCTGACACGCGGCGCGATCAACCCCCACGATCTGCTGCTGTACAAGGACACCGAGGCCGCTCAGCGGTATCTGGTGGAAGAAGTGCAGCGCGTGTACCGCTCTCAGGGCGTGAAGGTTCACGACAAGCACATCGAAGTGATCGTGCGCCAGATGCTGCGCTACGTCGAGATTACCGACGGCGGCGACACCGACATGCTCGAAGGCCAGACGCTGGAGCGCTGGGACGTGGAGGAAGCCAACGACGCCCTGCTGGCTCAGGAAGGCGACGAGGCCAAGACCCCCGCGAGCTGGAAGCCGGTGCTGCTGGGCATTACCAAGAGCAGCCTGACGACCAAGAGCTGGCTGAGCGCGGCGTCGTTCCAGCACACCACCCACGTGCTGACGGAAGCCAGCATGAAGGGTCAGGTCGACGAGCTGATCGGCCTGAAGGAAAACGTCATTCTGGGCAAGCTGATTCCGGCGGGCACCGGTCTGGCAATGGTCCGTGCCATGCAGGTGGGCGACGAGCGCACCCTGGAGAAGTACGGCGACCTGAGCGGCGAGACGACCCCCGTTCTGCCACGCGGCGAGACTCCTCGCCCGGTGCAGCCCGGCGCAACCGACTGA
- the rpoB gene encoding DNA-directed RNA polymerase subunit beta, whose amino-acid sequence MKPRIERFGEIAEVIPLPDLTEIQVISFNTFLQEGRAIDKRENAGLESAFREIFPIDETEKGRSTGLVLDYLEYRLGEPEYTPEECREKDLTYDAPLYAKLQLIHKDSGLIKEDQVFLGDLPLMTKDGSFVINGADRVVISQIHRSPGVYFTSSYKGVRKMYTAAIIPMPKRGPWIELELNAGVLEMKVNKRKFPVSMLLRVLGYDDASIRALYTEFDANLELPEDKTAGMSADEALLRLFTVLRPGDPPKRDKALQYLFGLLADPKRYDLGDPGRFKMNTKLGTTRQDRTLLTFADGKFSDAGLIDTIRYLLALIQGLETLNVQNVDADGVITENTVPVGEDDIDHLGNRRVRTVGELLADQLRVGLGRMARGVRERMLLGNPDAATPTKLVNNRPIVAAMREFFGRSQLSQFKDQTNPLSDLRHKRRISALGPGGLTRERAGFDVRDVHRTHYGRICPIETPEGANIGLISSLSSYAKVNPLGFIMAPYRKVENGKVSDNVVYMTADIEDRHTIAQANSILNADGTFAEERVLARRKGDPNLQEPHEVDYMDVSPKQIVSINTSLIPFLEHDDANRALMGSNMQSQAVPLVRAESPAVGTGVEERVITDSGTSVVSDVTGTVTYVDARAIQITATEDAPAAGMVKGNVRTFDLVRFTRSNQGTNLDQHPIVELGETVQKGQVIADGPASDMGRLALGQNITIAIMPFDGFNFEDAICISDGLIRKDFYTSIHIEKDEVEARDTKLGPEKITRDIPGLSEAALRDLDEDGIIRVGAEVKPGDILVGKTSFKGESEPTPEERLLRSIFGEKAREVKDTSLRVQSGQGGIVVKTVRFRRGDEGVDLKPGVREMVRVYVAQKRQMQVGDKVANRHGNKGVVSKILPPEDMPYLEDGTPVDLVFNPLGVPSRMNLGQILETHLGEVARLTGQKFVTPVFDSVTEATIKEMLEVAAVERLQARKDAGLDIDKREQEVLDRAGKTGVILEPKGDYETAQRALSRTGKSILYDGRSGEPISGPVVVGTMYVMKLYHMVEDKLHARSTGPYSLITQQPLGGKAQFGGQRFGEMEVWALEAYGAAHVLQEMLTIKSDDIDGRDAAYQGIVKGDEVAASTIPESFKVLVKELHSLGLDVEVLDQSDKSVDIFEGMMPKR is encoded by the coding sequence ATGAAACCACGTATTGAGCGTTTCGGAGAAATTGCCGAAGTTATTCCGCTTCCCGACCTGACCGAAATTCAGGTCATCTCGTTCAACACCTTCCTTCAGGAAGGCCGCGCCATCGACAAGCGCGAGAATGCCGGGCTGGAAAGTGCGTTCCGCGAGATCTTTCCGATTGACGAAACCGAGAAGGGCCGCAGCACTGGACTGGTGCTCGACTACCTGGAATACCGCCTGGGCGAGCCGGAGTACACTCCGGAAGAGTGCCGCGAGAAAGACCTGACCTACGACGCGCCGCTCTACGCCAAGCTGCAACTGATTCATAAAGACAGCGGCCTGATTAAAGAAGATCAGGTGTTCCTGGGCGACCTGCCCCTGATGACCAAGGACGGTTCGTTCGTCATCAACGGCGCAGACCGCGTGGTCATTTCGCAGATCCACCGCTCGCCCGGCGTGTACTTCACGAGCAGCTACAAGGGTGTTCGCAAGATGTACACCGCCGCCATCATTCCGATGCCCAAGCGCGGCCCCTGGATCGAACTGGAGCTGAACGCGGGCGTGCTGGAAATGAAGGTCAACAAGCGCAAGTTCCCGGTGAGCATGCTGTTGCGTGTGTTGGGCTATGACGATGCCAGCATCCGTGCGCTGTACACCGAGTTCGACGCCAACCTGGAACTGCCCGAAGACAAGACCGCAGGAATGAGCGCCGATGAAGCGCTGCTGCGCCTGTTCACGGTGCTGCGCCCCGGCGATCCGCCCAAGCGTGACAAGGCGCTCCAGTACCTCTTCGGACTGCTGGCCGACCCCAAGCGCTACGACCTGGGTGATCCGGGCCGCTTCAAGATGAACACCAAGCTGGGCACCACCCGCCAGGACCGCACCCTGCTGACCTTTGCCGACGGCAAGTTCAGTGACGCGGGCCTGATCGACACCATCCGCTATCTGCTGGCATTGATTCAGGGTCTGGAGACGCTGAACGTGCAGAACGTGGACGCCGATGGAGTCATTACCGAAAACACCGTGCCAGTGGGCGAGGACGACATCGACCACCTGGGCAACCGCCGCGTGCGGACCGTGGGCGAACTGCTGGCCGATCAGCTGCGCGTGGGCCTGGGCCGGATGGCGCGTGGCGTGCGCGAGCGTATGCTGCTGGGCAACCCCGACGCCGCCACCCCGACCAAACTGGTCAATAACCGCCCCATCGTGGCGGCCATGCGCGAATTCTTCGGACGCAGCCAGCTGTCGCAGTTCAAGGATCAGACCAACCCGCTGTCCGATCTGCGCCACAAGCGCCGTATCTCTGCGCTCGGGCCGGGCGGTCTGACGCGTGAACGCGCCGGATTCGACGTGCGCGACGTGCACCGCACACACTACGGGCGCATCTGCCCCATCGAGACACCGGAAGGTGCCAACATCGGCCTGATTTCGTCGCTGTCGAGCTACGCCAAGGTCAACCCGCTGGGCTTCATCATGGCCCCTTACCGCAAGGTGGAGAACGGCAAGGTGTCCGACAACGTGGTCTACATGACCGCCGACATCGAAGATCGCCACACCATCGCGCAGGCCAACAGCATCCTGAACGCCGACGGCACCTTTGCCGAAGAGCGCGTGCTGGCCCGCCGCAAGGGTGACCCGAACCTGCAGGAGCCGCACGAAGTCGATTACATGGACGTGTCGCCCAAGCAGATCGTCTCGATCAATACCTCGCTGATTCCCTTCCTGGAGCACGACGACGCCAACCGCGCCCTGATGGGATCGAACATGCAGTCGCAGGCCGTGCCGCTGGTCCGCGCCGAAAGCCCTGCCGTGGGCACGGGTGTGGAAGAGCGCGTGATTACCGATTCCGGGACGAGCGTGGTGAGCGACGTGACCGGCACCGTGACCTACGTGGACGCCCGCGCCATCCAGATCACCGCGACCGAGGACGCACCCGCCGCCGGAATGGTGAAGGGCAACGTGCGGACGTTCGATCTGGTGCGCTTTACCCGCAGCAACCAGGGCACCAACCTCGACCAGCATCCGATTGTCGAACTGGGCGAGACAGTGCAGAAGGGTCAGGTCATCGCGGACGGCCCCGCCTCCGATATGGGCCGCCTGGCGCTGGGTCAGAACATCACCATCGCCATCATGCCCTTCGACGGCTTCAACTTCGAAGACGCGATCTGCATCTCGGACGGCCTGATCCGCAAGGACTTCTACACCTCGATTCACATCGAGAAAGACGAAGTGGAAGCCCGCGACACCAAGCTGGGGCCGGAGAAGATCACCCGCGATATTCCGGGTCTGAGCGAGGCCGCGCTGCGCGACCTGGACGAAGACGGCATCATCCGCGTGGGTGCGGAAGTCAAGCCCGGCGACATTCTGGTGGGCAAGACCAGCTTCAAGGGCGAGAGCGAGCCGACCCCGGAAGAGCGTCTGCTGCGGAGCATCTTCGGTGAGAAGGCCCGTGAAGTGAAGGACACCTCGCTGCGCGTGCAGTCGGGGCAGGGCGGCATCGTGGTCAAGACCGTGCGCTTCCGCCGTGGCGACGAGGGCGTGGATCTGAAGCCCGGCGTGCGCGAGATGGTGCGCGTGTACGTGGCTCAGAAGCGTCAGATGCAGGTGGGCGACAAGGTGGCAAACCGCCACGGAAATAAGGGCGTGGTGTCCAAGATTCTGCCCCCCGAAGACATGCCCTACCTGGAAGACGGCACCCCCGTCGATCTGGTGTTCAACCCGCTGGGTGTGCCTTCGCGCATGAACCTGGGCCAGATTCTCGAAACCCACCTGGGCGAAGTGGCCCGCCTGACCGGTCAGAAGTTCGTGACCCCGGTATTCGACAGCGTGACCGAAGCGACCATCAAGGAAATGCTGGAAGTGGCCGCCGTCGAACGCCTTCAGGCACGCAAGGACGCGGGCCTGGACATCGACAAGCGCGAGCAGGAAGTGCTTGACCGCGCAGGCAAGACCGGCGTGATTCTGGAGCCGAAGGGCGACTACGAGACCGCTCAGCGTGCTCTGTCGCGCACCGGCAAGAGCATCCTGTACGACGGACGCAGCGGCGAGCCGATCAGCGGACCCGTGGTGGTCGGCACCATGTACGTGATGAAGCTGTACCACATGGTGGAAGACAAGCTGCACGCCCGCTCGACTGGCCCGTACTCGCTAATTACCCAGCAGCCGCTGGGCGGTAAGGCGCAGTTCGGTGGACAGCGCTTCGGTGAGATGGAAGTGTGGGCGCTGGAAGCCTACGGCGCGGCCCACGTGCTTCAGGAGATGCTGACCATCAAGTCGGACGACATCGACGGACGCGACGCCGCCTACCAGGGCATCGTCAAGGGCGACGAGGTGGCCGCCAGCACCATTCCCGAGTCGTTCAAGGTGCTCGTGAAAGAGCTGCACTCGCTGGGCCTGGACGTGGAAGTGCTCGATCAGAGCGACAAGTCTGTGGACATCTTCGAAGGCATGATGCCCAAGCGGTAA
- a CDS encoding YIP1 family protein has product MNLLDLIRSPHTYFEALKRLPPSSWRLVWLPILAGLLSGLSGALLSRSILDSQALLMYSSSGLRLPSSLLWSLTILLSGAASFISWLVLWGMGQLGAGKTARSGEVYGASFLAPLLWSVVLTILVLLFPPQVTVSAPDISGLQGAALRDVIQKYTLAVQTQYGQSPVVRFSTFMGYAVYLLQFWLAYIGFRTMVPEDRRLAWRGVLYPAMLFLVLGAAALLVAGAVVGMAGGLF; this is encoded by the coding sequence ATGAACCTGCTCGACCTGATTCGCTCGCCCCACACCTATTTCGAGGCCCTGAAACGACTACCCCCGTCAAGCTGGCGGCTGGTCTGGCTCCCCATTCTGGCGGGACTGCTGAGCGGCCTGAGCGGAGCGCTGCTGTCGCGCAGCATCCTCGACTCACAGGCGCTGCTGATGTACTCCAGCTCTGGACTCCGCCTGCCCAGCAGCCTGCTGTGGAGCTTGACCATCTTGCTCAGCGGGGCGGCATCGTTCATCAGCTGGCTGGTGCTGTGGGGCATGGGCCAGCTCGGAGCCGGAAAGACTGCCCGCAGCGGCGAGGTCTACGGCGCGTCGTTTCTGGCGCCGCTGCTGTGGTCGGTGGTGCTGACGATACTGGTGCTGCTGTTTCCGCCGCAGGTCACGGTGAGCGCTCCGGATATCAGCGGCCTTCAGGGGGCAGCCCTCCGAGACGTGATCCAGAAATACACCCTCGCCGTGCAGACGCAGTACGGACAGTCTCCGGTGGTGCGCTTCAGCACCTTCATGGGCTACGCGGTCTACCTGCTTCAGTTCTGGCTGGCCTACATCGGTTTCCGGACGATGGTGCCCGAAGATCGCCGCCTGGCATGGCGCGGCGTGCTGTATCCGGCCATGTTGTTTCTGGTGCTGGGCGCAGCGGCGCTGCTGGTGGCGGGTGCAGTGGTGGGGATGGCAGGCGGGCTGTTTTAG
- the rplL gene encoding 50S ribosomal protein L7/L12 codes for MAFNKEQFLEDLATINLLELADLIDAIKEKFNVTAAVAVASAGPAAAAVEEKTEFDVVLLDAGASKINVIKELRAITGLGLKEAKDLSEKGGAVKEGLNKDEAEKVKAQLEGAGAKVELK; via the coding sequence ATGGCTTTCAACAAAGAGCAGTTTCTCGAAGACCTCGCGACCATCAACCTCCTCGAACTGGCCGACCTGATCGACGCCATCAAGGAGAAGTTCAACGTGACCGCCGCCGTGGCCGTTGCCAGCGCTGGCCCCGCCGCCGCTGCCGTCGAAGAGAAGACCGAGTTCGACGTGGTGCTGCTGGATGCGGGCGCTTCCAAGATCAACGTCATTAAGGAGCTGCGCGCCATCACCGGCCTGGGCCTGAAGGAAGCGAAGGATCTGTCCGAGAAGGGCGGAGCCGTCAAGGAAGGCCTGAACAAGGACGAGGCCGAGAAGGTCAAGGCCCAGCTCGAAGGCGCAGGCGCGAAGGTCGAACTGAAGTAA
- a CDS encoding CPBP family intramembrane glutamic endopeptidase produces MTDWPPPTPAASPPPADSQPSAIQIRPLDGNRAVLLLLVTQTALVSVLAARGVPLGISALLGVLATVLAALLLMRGTLTKLFQDTRWRTPPAVWTALGALTLGVIASRGLLVFVLSVSPRAVANLPDYPTSGLDTWLFIVVGGLLIPVAEEIVFRGLLMRGFERARGPVFAALASGLLFSLAHGVPAQIAAILPIAWVLARSNQASGSLWTGVLIHALNNGGSLLLVQLLSGTQLMDQAQKQLGQQTALPLQLGVAGLLVAAAAMFVATLWLRPRADIPAPVGGPVISGSLVTVMILILLIVLSQITPIRALLGR; encoded by the coding sequence ATGACTGACTGGCCCCCGCCGACGCCCGCTGCCTCTCCCCCGCCCGCCGATTCCCAGCCAAGTGCCATTCAGATTCGCCCACTGGACGGCAACCGTGCGGTCCTGCTGCTGCTGGTGACGCAGACGGCGCTGGTGTCGGTGCTGGCAGCCAGGGGCGTTCCGCTGGGGATTTCGGCGCTGCTGGGCGTGCTGGCGACGGTGCTGGCCGCCCTGCTGCTGATGCGCGGCACACTCACGAAGCTGTTTCAGGACACGCGCTGGCGCACGCCGCCCGCTGTCTGGACGGCGCTGGGAGCACTGACACTGGGCGTGATCGCCTCGCGGGGACTGCTGGTCTTCGTGCTGAGCGTGTCGCCCAGAGCGGTGGCGAACCTGCCCGACTACCCGACGAGTGGGCTGGATACCTGGCTGTTTATCGTGGTGGGTGGCCTGCTGATTCCGGTGGCCGAGGAGATCGTGTTCCGGGGTCTGCTGATGCGCGGCTTCGAGCGGGCGCGGGGGCCAGTCTTCGCGGCGCTCGCCAGCGGGCTGCTGTTCTCGCTGGCCCACGGGGTTCCGGCACAGATCGCGGCGATTCTGCCGATTGCCTGGGTGCTGGCCCGCTCCAATCAGGCGAGCGGCAGCCTGTGGACGGGCGTGCTGATCCACGCACTGAACAACGGCGGCTCGCTGCTGCTGGTGCAGCTTCTGAGCGGTACACAGCTGATGGATCAGGCGCAGAAACAACTGGGGCAACAGACCGCCCTGCCCCTTCAGCTGGGAGTGGCGGGCCTGCTGGTGGCGGCAGCGGCGATGTTCGTGGCGACGTTGTGGCTGAGGCCCCGCGCCGACATACCCGCTCCGGTGGGCGGCCCGGTCATCAGCGGCAGTCTGGTCACGGTGATGATCCTTATCCTGCTGATCGTCCTGAGTCAGATCACACCCATCAGAGCCTTGCTGGGACGCTAG
- the rplJ gene encoding 50S ribosomal protein L10, which produces MANPRNKTTLEALDKSLENIETFFVVDYQGLSAGQLSGLRKAIREKGGQLIVAKNTLIQRALGEGRDFSDALKGPSALVVAQGDLAAVAKVLSDAAKANDKGIPTMKAGFVEGKRVDLKVVERISSLGNRDQLYAELVGVLGGHQSNFVGILEALREKRETEAAA; this is translated from the coding sequence ATGGCGAACCCGCGTAACAAAACCACGCTTGAGGCGCTGGATAAGAGCCTGGAAAACATCGAGACGTTCTTCGTCGTCGATTACCAGGGCCTGAGCGCCGGCCAGCTCAGCGGACTGCGTAAGGCGATCCGCGAGAAGGGCGGCCAGTTGATCGTGGCGAAGAACACCCTGATCCAGCGTGCGCTGGGCGAGGGCCGTGACTTCTCCGACGCCCTCAAGGGACCGAGCGCCCTCGTGGTGGCCCAGGGCGACCTGGCTGCCGTGGCGAAAGTTCTGAGCGACGCTGCCAAGGCCAACGACAAGGGCATCCCCACCATGAAGGCGGGCTTTGTCGAAGGTAAGCGCGTTGACCTGAAGGTCGTCGAGCGCATCAGCAGCCTCGGCAACCGCGACCAGCTGTATGCCGAACTCGTCGGCGTGCTGGGCGGACACCAGAGCAACTTCGTGGGGATTCTCGAAGCCCTGCGCGAGAAGCGCGAGACCGAAGCCGCTGCCTGA